One segment of Brassica napus cultivar Da-Ae chromosome C3, Da-Ae, whole genome shotgun sequence DNA contains the following:
- the LOC106387522 gene encoding uncharacterized protein LOC106387522: MPLNDGDRSLPELISSLIDLIPNLLSFKSKWSSIRAKLSDLDTHLADISDFAASSTNQLSLDLLASVRETLLDAVSVASRCEGRDLSHGKLKTQSEVDSVASRLDRHARDADVLIKSGLLLLQDDDDSSKKLTVSSKKESVRSEARSLVIRLQIGATESKNSAMDSLLELFVQGDDKSVMIAVAQGVVPVLVRLLDSSLKEKSVAAISRISTVESSRHVLTAEGLSLLNHLLRVLESGSAFAREKACVALQAMSFSKENARAIGCRGGISSLLEICGTGTPGSQAFAAGVLRNLALFAESRENFVEENAVLSLVTLGCSGTPLARENAIGCLGNLTSGGEDEEEMVVLVVREGGIKMLKSFWDSDCNAKSLEVGVLLLKNMASCPVVREVVVSEGFISRLVPVLSCGVLGVRIAAAEAVSSLSFSSKSRKEIGESGGCISQLIDLLDGKAVEEKEAASKTLSTLLVCASNRKIFKKSDKGILSLVQLLDPKVKKFDKRYTLSALELLVTCKKCRKRVVAAGACLHLQKLVEMDVEGAKKLAENLARSKIWGVFARP, translated from the coding sequence ATGCCGTTAAACGACGGCGACCGGAGTTTACCGGAGCTCATCTCCTCTCTCATCGACCTCATCCCCAACCTTCTCAGCTTCAAGTCCAAATGGTCCTCGATCCGCGCCAAGCTCTCCGATCTCGACACTCACCTCGCCGACATCTCCGACTTCGCCGCCTCCTCCACCAACCAGCTATCTCTAGACCTCCTCGCCTCCGTCCGTGAGACGCTACTCGACGCCGTCTCCGTCGCCTCCAGGTGCGAGGGACGAGATTTATCACACGGAAAGCTCAAGACGCAGAGCGAGGTCGACTCCGTCGCGTCTCGCCTCGATCGCCACGCGAGAGACGCCGACGTTCTGATCAAGAGCGGTCTCCTCCTTCTCCAGGACGACGACGACTCCTCGAAGAAGCTTACCGTTTCGTCGAAGAAGGAAAGTGTGAGATCAGAGGCGAGGAGTCTCGTTATACGGTTGCAGATCGGTGCAACCGAGTCGAAGAACTCGGCGATGGACTCGCTGCTCGAGCTTTTCGTCCAGGGAGATGACAAGAGCGTGATGATCGCCGTGGCGCAAGGAGTCGTTCCCGTTTTGGTTCGGTTGCTGGACTCGAGTTTAAAGGAGAAGAGCGTGGCCGCGATCTCGAGAATCTCGACGGTTGAGAGCAGCAGACACGTGTTGACAGCTGAGGGGCTGTCTTTACTCAACCACCTCCTCCGCGTGCTCGAATCGGGAAGCGCGTTCGCTCGAGAGAAGGCTTGTGTTGCTTTGCAAGCTATGAGTTTCTCCAAGGAGAACGCTAGAGCGATTGGCTGCAGAGGAGGGATCTCGTCCCTCCTCGAAATCTGCGGAACCGGGACTCCCGGGTCGCAGGCCTTCGCGGCGGGCGTGCTGAGGAACTTGGCTTTGTTCGCGGAGAGTAGAGAGAATTTCGTGGAGGAGAATGCGGTTTTGAGTCTTGTCACTCTCGGTTGTTCCGGTACGCCTCTCGCTCGAGAGAATGCGATAGGGTGTTTGGGTAATTTAACGTCTGGCGGGGAGGATGAGGAGGAGATGGTGGTGCTTGTTGTTAGAGAAGGAGGGATTAAGATGTTAAAGAGCTTCTGGGATTCGGATTGTAATGCCAAGTCTCTTGAGGTGGGAGTTTTGCTTCTCAAGAATATGGCTTCGTGTCCTGTTGTGAGAGAAGTTGTTGTCTCGGAAGGGTTTATCTCTCGTTTGGTGCCAGTTTTGAGCTGTGGGGTTCTCGGTGTGAGAATCGCGGCCGCGGAAGCGGTTTCATCCTTAAGTTTCAGCTCGAAAAGCAGGAAAGAGATCGGCGAAAGCGGCGGGTGCATTAGTCAGTTGATTGATTTGTTAGATGGTAAGGCTGTTGAAGAGAAAGAAGCAGCTTCGAAAACTTTGTCGACGTTATTGGTGTGCGCAAGCAACAGGAAGATTTTCAAGAAGAGTGACAAAGGGATACTAAGTCTTGTTCAGCTTTTGGACCCGAAGGTTAAGAAGTTCGATAAGAGATATACATTATCTGCGTTGGAACTGCTTGTGACTTGTAAGAAGTGTAGGAAACGAGTGGTTGCTGCTGGGGCTTGCTTGCATTTGCAGAAGCTTGTGGAAATGGATGTTGAAGGAGCTAAGAAATTAGCAGAGAATCTCGCACGGAGTAAGATTTGGGGCGTCTTTGCAAGGCCGTAA
- the LOC106387523 gene encoding ubiquitin-conjugating enzyme E2 27 has product MIDISRVQKELQDCEKDRDSSGIRVCPKSDNLTRLTGTIPGPIGTPYEGGTFQIDITIPEGYPFEPPKMQFSTKVWHPNISSQSGAICLDVLKDQWSPALTLKTALVSVQALLSAPEPKDPQDAVVAEQYMKNYQVFVSTARYWTQTFAKNSSLEDKVKRLVEMGFGDAQARSAIESSGGDENVALEKLCSG; this is encoded by the exons ATGATAGATATCAGTCGAGTCCAGAAAGAGCTCCAAGATTGCGAGAAAGACAGAGACTCCTCGGGCATCCGGGTCTGCCCGAAATCCGATAACCTTACCCGACTCACCGGAACCATCCCGGGTCCAATCGGAACTCCTTACGAAGGCGGAACCTTTCAGATCGATATCACCATTCCAG AAGGGTATCCCTTTGAGCCTCCAAAGATGCAATTTTCAACCAAAGTTTG GCACCCGAACATAAGTAGCCAAAGCGGGGCAATATGCTTGGATGTCTTGAAAGACCAGTGGAGTCCAGCTCTTACTTTGAAGACAGCTCTTGTTTCAGTCCAGGCATTACTCTCTGCACCAGAGCCTAAAGACCCTCAAGATGCTGTTGTTGCTGAACAG TACATGAAGAACTATCAAGTGTTTGTATCAACAGCTCGTTACTGGACCCAAACATTCGCCAAGAACTCTTCTCTTGAGGATAAA GTGAAGAGACTCGTCGAGATGGGTTTTGGAGATGCTCAGGCTAGGAGTGCAATTGAATCAAGTGGTGGAGATGAGAATGTGGCGCTTGAAAAGCTCTGTTCTGGTTAG
- the LOC106387521 gene encoding probable serine/threonine-protein kinase At1g54610 has translation MGCVLCKNSAGAKGEPPPGNLRRDTKTDHLPSSVSVPEVVDIGGRKKSQIQTARTWHTGDFSGGSSRRTLRMSLSAPEGWPPWLLAACGESIKDFTPRRATTYEKLDKIGQGTYSNVYKAKDLLTGDIVALKKVRFDNLEAESVKFMAKEILMLRRLDHPNVIKLQGLVASRVSCSLYLVFEYMDHDLTGLAATQGSKFDISQVKCFMKQLLSGLEHCHSRGVLHRDIKGSNLLIDNNGILKIADFGLATFYDPKQKKQTMTSRVVTLWYRPPELLLGATNYGTGVDLWSAGCIMAELLAGKPVMPGRTEVEQLHKIFKLCGSPSDLYWRKYKLPNATLFKPQHPYKRCVSEAFSGFAPSTVHLVETLLAIDPDDRGTSTSALNSEFFTSEPLACDPSSLPKYPPSKELNIKLRDQEARRQKSLAKKANGVEGARRIRFRGDRTGRAFPAPEANAENQATLDRCRVLPHTNGKSKSEKFPPPHQDGAVGQHPVEEDHHQSKKSSVFSATHEASFGSSRSLKVGEGTSSMRKISNKDGSSSSRKYIWGLKPPPVLGLSMDLLFRSRSEVFGVRR, from the exons ATGGGCTGCGTTCTCTGCAAAAACTCCGCCGGGGCCAAAGGTGAACCTCCTCCTGGAAACCTCCGCCGTGATACTAAGACGGATCATTTGCCTTCTTCTGTATCTGTACCGGAGGTAGTCGACATCGGAGGAAGAAAGAAGAGTCAGATTCAGACGGCAAGAACGTGGCACACCGGCGACTTCTCCGGCGGCTCTTCTCGCCGTACGTTACGGATGAGTCTCTCTGCGCCGGAAGGATGGCCACCGTGGCTGCTTGCTGCTTGCGGCGAATCCATCAAAGACTTCACTCCTCGACGAGCCACCACATACGAGAAGCTCGACAAG ATAGGGCAAGGAACTTACAGCAATGTGTACAAAGCTAAGGATCTATTGACTGGAGATATTGTAGCATTGAAGAAAGTTAGGTTTGATAATTTGGAAGCTGAGAGTGTAAAGTTCATGGCCAAAGAGATTCTTATGCTGCGACGCCTAGATCATCCTAACGTTATTAAGCTTCAAGGCTTAGTTGCTTCCAGAGTTTCTTGTAGTCTCTACCTTGTTTTTGAGTATATGGACCATGATCTCACTGGTCTTGCTGCTACTCAAGGTTCCAAGTTTGATATTTCTCAG GTGAAGTGCTTTATGAAGCAGCTACTATCTGGGCTAGAGCATTGTCATAGTAGAGGAGTGTTACATCGAGACATAAAAGGCTCTAATTTGCTGATAGATAACAATGGAATACTGAAGATTGCTGATTTTGGGTTGGCTACGTTTTACGACCCAAAGCAAAAAAAGCAAACAATGACTAGTCGTGTTGTCACGCTCTGGTACCGTCCCCCAGAGCTTCTTCTTGGAGCTACCAACTATGGCACTGGTGTTGATCTCTGGAGTGCTGGTTGTATCATGGCTGAGTTACTTGCTGGCAAACCCGTTATGCCAGGAAGAACCGAG gtaGAACAACTTCATAAGATATTTAAGTTATGTGGCTCCCCATCAGATTTGTACTGGAGGAAGTACAAATTACCCAACGCTACCCTTTTTAAGCCGCAGCATCCGTACAAACGTTGTGTGTCTGAAGCATTTAGCGGCTTCGCTCCATCAACTGTGCATCTAGTGGAGACACTTCTCGCTATAGATCCTGATGATCGTGGAACTTCTACCTCAGCTTTAAATAGTGAA TTCTTTACGAGTGAACCATTAGCGTGTGATCCATCAAGTCTACCAAAATATCCACCTTCCAAAGAACTTAATATAAAGCTAAGGGACCAAGAGGCAAGAAG GCAAAAGAGTCTTGCAAAAAAAGCTAATGGTGTAGAAGGAGCTAGAAGAATAAGGTTTCGCGGGGATCGCACTGGGCGAGCTTTTCCAGCTCCAGAAGCTAATGCCGAGAATCAAGCCACCTTAGAT AGATGCAGAGTGTTGCCACACACAAATGGGAAGAGCAAGAGCGAGAAATTCCCTCCTCCTCACCAGGATGGTGCAGTTGGGCAACACCCAGTGGAAGAAGATCATCATCAATCAAAGAAAAGCTCAGTATTTAGTGCAACGCATGAGGCTTCTTTCGGGTCATCGAGATCATTGAAGGTTGGGGAAGGGACATCATCGATGAGAAAGATTTCAAACAAAGACgggtcttcttcttctagaaAGTACATATGGGGTCTTAAACCTCCTCCAGTGCTTGGGCTCTCTATGGACTTGCTTTTCAGGAGCAGATCAGAAGTTTTTGGGGTCCGGAGATAG
- the LOC106387520 gene encoding pyruvate dehydrogenase E1 component subunit beta-1, mitochondrial: MWGILRRSAVDGGGFSASSLRRTRFALVSARSYAAGSKEMTVRDALNSAIDEEMSADPKVFVMGEEVGQYQGAYKITKGLLEKYGPERVYDTPITEAGFTGIGVGAAYAGLKPVVEFMTFNFSMQAIDHIINSAAKSNYMSAGQINVPIVFRGPNGAAAGVGAQHSQCYAAWYASVPGLKVLAPYSAEDARGLLKAAIRDPDPVVFLENELLYGESFPISEEALDSSFCLPIGKAKIEREGKDVTITTFSKMVGFVLKAAEKLAEEGISAEVINLRSIRPLDRATINASVRKTSRLVTVEEGFPQHGVCAEICASVVEESFSYLDAPVERIAGADVPMPYAANLERLALPQVEDIVRAAKRACYRSK; encoded by the exons ATGTGGGGAATCTTGAGGCGAAGTGCCGTCGATGGAGGAGGCTTCTCTGCTTCG TCTCTCAGAAGGACGCGATTCGCTTTGGTTTCCGCAAGGAGCTATGCAGCTGGTTCAAAAGAG ATGACAGTCAGAGACGCTCTAAACTCTGCAATCGACGAGGAGATGTCTGCAGATCCTAAAGTATTCGTCATGGGTGAAGAG GTTGGACAATATCAAGGTGCCTACAAG ATCACTAAAGGCCTATTGGAGAAGTATGGTCCTGAGAGAGTTTACGATACCCCTATTACCGAG GCTGGATTTACTGGAATTGGAGTTGGTGCGGCCTATGCTGGCTTAAAGCCCGTTGTGGAATTTATGACGTTTAACTTTTCTATGCAG GCAATTGATCATATCATAAATTCTGCTGCAAAGTCGAATTACATGTCTGCTGGACAGATAAATGTACCCATCGTCTTTAGAGGACCCAATGGTGCTGCTGCTGGTGTTGGTGCTCAGCATTCTCAG TGCTATGCAGCATGGTACGCCTCAGTTCCTGGTTTGAAAGTTCTCGCTCCATATTCAGCTGAAGATGCTCGTGGTCTTCTTAAAGCTGCTATTAGAGACCCTGACCCTGTTGTCTTCCTTGAAAACGAGTTACT ATATGGTGAATCATTTCCAATTTCAGAAGAAGCACTTGATTCAAGTTTCTGTCTTCCCATAGGCAAAGCCAAG ATTGAACGAGAAGGAAAGGATGTAACCATAACAACTTTCTCGAAGATGGTCGGTTTTGTCCTCAAG GCAGCTGAGAAGCTCGCAGAAGAGGGAATAAGTGCAGAG GTAATAAATCTGCGGTCAATCCGTCCGCTAGACAGAGCAACCATCAATGCTTCAGTGAGAAAAACAAGTAGATTGGTAACAGTTGAAGAAGGTTTCCCTCAGCATGGAGTCTGTGCAGAAATCTG TGCGTCGGTTGTGGAGGAGAGCTTTTCATACTTGGATGCACCGGTGGAGAGGATAGCAGGAGCTGATGTTCCAATGCCTTACGCAGCTAACCTAGAGAGATTGGCTCTTCCTCAGGTAGAGGATATCGTTCGAGCAGCCAAGAGAGCTTGTTACAGAtccaaataa
- the LOC106387519 gene encoding beta-taxilin isoform X4 has product MASLWRTTQLGGFCPNLALAARSRVKMESPHSNLLPEVDSLPDGFVDGAADPPPVVTDEQNRNDDVPIEKAEKPRTFPVPLCEETDGNDNGGGVDDLIKVSSKLSLEQKESSPPPITTQALTEGASTQNPNLCKDKAPDSAQSVDSVKPRKQERKNSKNMFKSEKEFLEFMLKYQQVLSERDSAITVRDKLESLCRELQRQNKMLMEECKRVSTEGQTLRSDLSNKFQEAIKDVSIKLDEQKDESLSQLKENEMLRTKLKHLADQYMLSEQQHEQRLKQKTLELQISELKIKQHEEKLIHEQSQMKVYADQVSQLLATEKNLRVQLTSDGEKFQQFQDALVKSNEVFETFKQEIDKMSKAIKELRKENAFLKSKTERSDLTLIELVEERERLKKQLEKTKNQKDKLESLCRSLQAERKQKETNNTSDSSAQA; this is encoded by the exons ATGGCGAGTCTATGGAGAACTACACAA TTGGGGGGTTTCTGTCCCAATCTCGCGCTCGCTGCCAGATCCAGAGTCAAAATGGAGTCACCTCACTCGAATTTGCTCCCCGAGGTCGATTCCCTACCCGATGGATTCGTCGACGGAGCTGCTGACCCGCCTCCGGTGGTGACCGACGAACAAAATCGTAACGATGATGTCCCGATCGAGAAAGCAGAGAAGCCCAGGACTTTCCCCGTTCCGCTCTGTGAAGAAACGGATGGTAATGACAACGGCGGCGGCGTTGATGACCTAATCAAGGTCTCCAGCAAGCTTAGCTTAGAGCAGAAAGAATCATCTCCTCCTCCTATTACTACTCAAGCAT TAACAGAAGGGGCGTCTACTCAAAATCCAAACTTGTGCAAGGACAAGGCACCGGACTCAGCTCAGAGTGTGGATTCGGTCAAACCCAGAAAACaa GAGCGTAAGAATTCAAAAAACATGTTCAAATCTGAAAAGGAGTTTCTTGAATTCATGCTCAAGTATCAACAAGTCCTTTCTGAAAGAGATTCTG CTATTACTGTCCGTGACAAGCTTGAGTCACTTTGTAGAGAGTTACAACGTCAAAACAAAATGTTGATG GAAGAATGCAAGCGGGTTTCGACTGAGGGACAGACTTTAAGATCGGATTTGTCGAACAAGTTCCAGGAAGCAATCAAG GATGTGAGCATTAAGTTGGACGAGCAAAAGGATGAAAGCCTCTCACAACTAAAAGAAAATGAGAT GTTAAGGACGAAGTTGAAGCATCTGGCTGATCAATATATGCTTTCAGAACAACAACATGAGCAAAGA TTGAAGCAGAAAACACTGGAGCTACAGATTTCTGAATTAAAAATCAAACAGCACGAGGAGAAACTCATCCATGAGCAGTCTCAGATGAAGGTTTACGCAGATCAAGTTTCTCAGCTTTTAGCAACGGAGAAAAACTTGCGGGTGCAACTAACATCTGATGGAGAGAAGTTCCAGCAGTTCCAG GATGCGTTGGTGAAGAGCAACGAAGTGTTTGAAACATTCAAACAAGAAATCGATAAG ATGTCAAAAGCAATAAAAGAACTGAGGAAAGAAAACGCATTCCTGAAGAGCAAAACCGAGAGATCGGATCTTACTCTCATAGAACTCGTTGAAGAG CGTGAAAGATTGAAGAAACAGTTGGAGAAGACAAAGAATCAGAAAGATAAGCTTGAATCGCTTTGCAGATCCCTTCAAGCCGAAAGAAAGCAAAAAGAAACTAATAACACTAGTGATTCTTCTGCTCAAGCTTGA
- the LOC106387519 gene encoding beta-taxilin isoform X2, giving the protein MFRARSKNNTELGGFCPNLALAARSRVKMESPHSNLLPEVDSLPDGFVDGAADPPPVVTDEQNRNDDVPIEKAEKPRTFPVPLCEETDGNDNGGGVDDLIKVSSKLSLEQKESSPPPITTQALTEGASTQNPNLCKDKAPDSAQSVDSVKPRKQERKNSKNMFKSEKEFLEFMLKYQQVLSERDSAITVRDKLESLCRELQRQNKMLMEECKRVSTEGQTLRSDLSNKFQEAIKDVSIKLDEQKDESLSQLKENEMLRTKLKHLADQYMLSEQQHEQRLKQKTLELQISELKIKQHEEKLIHEQSQMKVYADQVSQLLATEKNLRVQLTSDGEKFQQFQDALVKSNEVFETFKQEIDKMSKAIKELRKENAFLKSKTERSDLTLIELVEERERLKKQLEKTKNQKDKLESLCRSLQAERKQKETNNTSDSSAQA; this is encoded by the exons ATGTTTCGGGCGCGTAGCAAAAACAATACAGAG TTGGGGGGTTTCTGTCCCAATCTCGCGCTCGCTGCCAGATCCAGAGTCAAAATGGAGTCACCTCACTCGAATTTGCTCCCCGAGGTCGATTCCCTACCCGATGGATTCGTCGACGGAGCTGCTGACCCGCCTCCGGTGGTGACCGACGAACAAAATCGTAACGATGATGTCCCGATCGAGAAAGCAGAGAAGCCCAGGACTTTCCCCGTTCCGCTCTGTGAAGAAACGGATGGTAATGACAACGGCGGCGGCGTTGATGACCTAATCAAGGTCTCCAGCAAGCTTAGCTTAGAGCAGAAAGAATCATCTCCTCCTCCTATTACTACTCAAGCAT TAACAGAAGGGGCGTCTACTCAAAATCCAAACTTGTGCAAGGACAAGGCACCGGACTCAGCTCAGAGTGTGGATTCGGTCAAACCCAGAAAACaa GAGCGTAAGAATTCAAAAAACATGTTCAAATCTGAAAAGGAGTTTCTTGAATTCATGCTCAAGTATCAACAAGTCCTTTCTGAAAGAGATTCTG CTATTACTGTCCGTGACAAGCTTGAGTCACTTTGTAGAGAGTTACAACGTCAAAACAAAATGTTGATG GAAGAATGCAAGCGGGTTTCGACTGAGGGACAGACTTTAAGATCGGATTTGTCGAACAAGTTCCAGGAAGCAATCAAG GATGTGAGCATTAAGTTGGACGAGCAAAAGGATGAAAGCCTCTCACAACTAAAAGAAAATGAGAT GTTAAGGACGAAGTTGAAGCATCTGGCTGATCAATATATGCTTTCAGAACAACAACATGAGCAAAGA TTGAAGCAGAAAACACTGGAGCTACAGATTTCTGAATTAAAAATCAAACAGCACGAGGAGAAACTCATCCATGAGCAGTCTCAGATGAAGGTTTACGCAGATCAAGTTTCTCAGCTTTTAGCAACGGAGAAAAACTTGCGGGTGCAACTAACATCTGATGGAGAGAAGTTCCAGCAGTTCCAG GATGCGTTGGTGAAGAGCAACGAAGTGTTTGAAACATTCAAACAAGAAATCGATAAG ATGTCAAAAGCAATAAAAGAACTGAGGAAAGAAAACGCATTCCTGAAGAGCAAAACCGAGAGATCGGATCTTACTCTCATAGAACTCGTTGAAGAG CGTGAAAGATTGAAGAAACAGTTGGAGAAGACAAAGAATCAGAAAGATAAGCTTGAATCGCTTTGCAGATCCCTTCAAGCCGAAAGAAAGCAAAAAGAAACTAATAACACTAGTGATTCTTCTGCTCAAGCTTGA
- the LOC106387519 gene encoding beta-taxilin isoform X1 has product MFRARSKNNTELGGFCPNLALAARSRVKMESPHSNLLPEVDSLPDGFVDGAADPPPVVTDEQNRNDDVPIEKAEKPRTFPVPLCEETDGNDNGGGVDDLIKVSSKLSLEQKESSPPPITTQALTEGASTQNPNLCKDKAPDSAQSVDSVKPRKQQERKNSKNMFKSEKEFLEFMLKYQQVLSERDSAITVRDKLESLCRELQRQNKMLMEECKRVSTEGQTLRSDLSNKFQEAIKDVSIKLDEQKDESLSQLKENEMLRTKLKHLADQYMLSEQQHEQRLKQKTLELQISELKIKQHEEKLIHEQSQMKVYADQVSQLLATEKNLRVQLTSDGEKFQQFQDALVKSNEVFETFKQEIDKMSKAIKELRKENAFLKSKTERSDLTLIELVEERERLKKQLEKTKNQKDKLESLCRSLQAERKQKETNNTSDSSAQA; this is encoded by the exons ATGTTTCGGGCGCGTAGCAAAAACAATACAGAG TTGGGGGGTTTCTGTCCCAATCTCGCGCTCGCTGCCAGATCCAGAGTCAAAATGGAGTCACCTCACTCGAATTTGCTCCCCGAGGTCGATTCCCTACCCGATGGATTCGTCGACGGAGCTGCTGACCCGCCTCCGGTGGTGACCGACGAACAAAATCGTAACGATGATGTCCCGATCGAGAAAGCAGAGAAGCCCAGGACTTTCCCCGTTCCGCTCTGTGAAGAAACGGATGGTAATGACAACGGCGGCGGCGTTGATGACCTAATCAAGGTCTCCAGCAAGCTTAGCTTAGAGCAGAAAGAATCATCTCCTCCTCCTATTACTACTCAAGCAT TAACAGAAGGGGCGTCTACTCAAAATCCAAACTTGTGCAAGGACAAGGCACCGGACTCAGCTCAGAGTGTGGATTCGGTCAAACCCAGAAAACaa CAGGAGCGTAAGAATTCAAAAAACATGTTCAAATCTGAAAAGGAGTTTCTTGAATTCATGCTCAAGTATCAACAAGTCCTTTCTGAAAGAGATTCTG CTATTACTGTCCGTGACAAGCTTGAGTCACTTTGTAGAGAGTTACAACGTCAAAACAAAATGTTGATG GAAGAATGCAAGCGGGTTTCGACTGAGGGACAGACTTTAAGATCGGATTTGTCGAACAAGTTCCAGGAAGCAATCAAG GATGTGAGCATTAAGTTGGACGAGCAAAAGGATGAAAGCCTCTCACAACTAAAAGAAAATGAGAT GTTAAGGACGAAGTTGAAGCATCTGGCTGATCAATATATGCTTTCAGAACAACAACATGAGCAAAGA TTGAAGCAGAAAACACTGGAGCTACAGATTTCTGAATTAAAAATCAAACAGCACGAGGAGAAACTCATCCATGAGCAGTCTCAGATGAAGGTTTACGCAGATCAAGTTTCTCAGCTTTTAGCAACGGAGAAAAACTTGCGGGTGCAACTAACATCTGATGGAGAGAAGTTCCAGCAGTTCCAG GATGCGTTGGTGAAGAGCAACGAAGTGTTTGAAACATTCAAACAAGAAATCGATAAG ATGTCAAAAGCAATAAAAGAACTGAGGAAAGAAAACGCATTCCTGAAGAGCAAAACCGAGAGATCGGATCTTACTCTCATAGAACTCGTTGAAGAG CGTGAAAGATTGAAGAAACAGTTGGAGAAGACAAAGAATCAGAAAGATAAGCTTGAATCGCTTTGCAGATCCCTTCAAGCCGAAAGAAAGCAAAAAGAAACTAATAACACTAGTGATTCTTCTGCTCAAGCTTGA
- the LOC106387519 gene encoding beta-taxilin isoform X3, translating to MASLWRTTQLGGFCPNLALAARSRVKMESPHSNLLPEVDSLPDGFVDGAADPPPVVTDEQNRNDDVPIEKAEKPRTFPVPLCEETDGNDNGGGVDDLIKVSSKLSLEQKESSPPPITTQALTEGASTQNPNLCKDKAPDSAQSVDSVKPRKQQERKNSKNMFKSEKEFLEFMLKYQQVLSERDSAITVRDKLESLCRELQRQNKMLMEECKRVSTEGQTLRSDLSNKFQEAIKDVSIKLDEQKDESLSQLKENEMLRTKLKHLADQYMLSEQQHEQRLKQKTLELQISELKIKQHEEKLIHEQSQMKVYADQVSQLLATEKNLRVQLTSDGEKFQQFQDALVKSNEVFETFKQEIDKMSKAIKELRKENAFLKSKTERSDLTLIELVEERERLKKQLEKTKNQKDKLESLCRSLQAERKQKETNNTSDSSAQA from the exons ATGGCGAGTCTATGGAGAACTACACAA TTGGGGGGTTTCTGTCCCAATCTCGCGCTCGCTGCCAGATCCAGAGTCAAAATGGAGTCACCTCACTCGAATTTGCTCCCCGAGGTCGATTCCCTACCCGATGGATTCGTCGACGGAGCTGCTGACCCGCCTCCGGTGGTGACCGACGAACAAAATCGTAACGATGATGTCCCGATCGAGAAAGCAGAGAAGCCCAGGACTTTCCCCGTTCCGCTCTGTGAAGAAACGGATGGTAATGACAACGGCGGCGGCGTTGATGACCTAATCAAGGTCTCCAGCAAGCTTAGCTTAGAGCAGAAAGAATCATCTCCTCCTCCTATTACTACTCAAGCAT TAACAGAAGGGGCGTCTACTCAAAATCCAAACTTGTGCAAGGACAAGGCACCGGACTCAGCTCAGAGTGTGGATTCGGTCAAACCCAGAAAACaa CAGGAGCGTAAGAATTCAAAAAACATGTTCAAATCTGAAAAGGAGTTTCTTGAATTCATGCTCAAGTATCAACAAGTCCTTTCTGAAAGAGATTCTG CTATTACTGTCCGTGACAAGCTTGAGTCACTTTGTAGAGAGTTACAACGTCAAAACAAAATGTTGATG GAAGAATGCAAGCGGGTTTCGACTGAGGGACAGACTTTAAGATCGGATTTGTCGAACAAGTTCCAGGAAGCAATCAAG GATGTGAGCATTAAGTTGGACGAGCAAAAGGATGAAAGCCTCTCACAACTAAAAGAAAATGAGAT GTTAAGGACGAAGTTGAAGCATCTGGCTGATCAATATATGCTTTCAGAACAACAACATGAGCAAAGA TTGAAGCAGAAAACACTGGAGCTACAGATTTCTGAATTAAAAATCAAACAGCACGAGGAGAAACTCATCCATGAGCAGTCTCAGATGAAGGTTTACGCAGATCAAGTTTCTCAGCTTTTAGCAACGGAGAAAAACTTGCGGGTGCAACTAACATCTGATGGAGAGAAGTTCCAGCAGTTCCAG GATGCGTTGGTGAAGAGCAACGAAGTGTTTGAAACATTCAAACAAGAAATCGATAAG ATGTCAAAAGCAATAAAAGAACTGAGGAAAGAAAACGCATTCCTGAAGAGCAAAACCGAGAGATCGGATCTTACTCTCATAGAACTCGTTGAAGAG CGTGAAAGATTGAAGAAACAGTTGGAGAAGACAAAGAATCAGAAAGATAAGCTTGAATCGCTTTGCAGATCCCTTCAAGCCGAAAGAAAGCAAAAAGAAACTAATAACACTAGTGATTCTTCTGCTCAAGCTTGA